The Malus domestica chromosome 10, GDT2T_hap1 nucleotide sequence TCAACAGGagtttgggtgtgtgtgtgtgtggtccagtttgGGCTAccaatcaaaacaaacaaaaatctcttttctaattgggtccaaacactTAGGAAAAATTTTAATTGGTCCACAACCAAAACCTAAACCACACAACACCACAAACGTTCAAGGGTACTTTAGTCTTTTCACACCACCGAAAAAATAAtctgggacgggctgtcacataaAATGTATAAGGTTTGAGTTTATAACAGTTAGGAACCAAGGACCGCAACTAAACTATCCCTTTTTAATACTTCATATTGTTGTTGTTTGACTTTTTATTGGTTGTTAAGTTTTCGCAAGATATTTATGCGTGTAGTAAATTATAGTATAAGAATCTACTTTGAAGCGTCATACTATTTATTTAGTCTCATAAGCTTATTTTACTAAATTCTTAGTGCGACAAGAATATAATAGTTTTAGTCGAACTTCGAAAACTGATTGAAAATCATGAGTTATAGCTCAAGAGTTTTTTAAGAAATGCAATTGTTGAGTTTTCACATGATATTTTAATGCGAAGTAAAATGTTATAAGCCGTTGAAACAATTTCATCATTGATTGAAGCTCATATGCATGTTTGGTTAAGTTTTTTTAgtgattttatttgatttactGAGTCTCATAAGTGTAAAACGTAAACCCAAAGAACTTCGCAAATTTACTAtttattcacaaaaaaaaaacatgaaaatcaaACTCGAAATTTAACAAGTTTTATGAACAATGCAATTGCTGAGTTTTTGTAAGAATTTTTGCGTGCGtagaagaaattttttataagCCATTTGGAAGTGaacttagagcatctccaaaggagatgtcaaattgaCTTGCCAATTTGACATATTGTCAATATTTTCCTTCCACCTGGTATGCCAAATTTTATTGCttcatttatgttttttattttaacaaaataataaaagttgggTTGTTGCtagtttaaaaataataaaataatacttaaatATGCTAGTATTTAAGGTAAGGCTAGTGAAATGCCTTTGGAAATagcaaaaatcaaatttgaagacagCTTCAAATTTGACATTTCTTTGTCTATGTCAGTTTAGCCTTCTTTTTCATGTCATATTTGACATCTCAGTTGAAGTAAATTGTATGTCATTTGTTACCGTTATATGTCTATGTGGCATTTTTGACGCTTTTAGAGATGGTCTTACTATTTGTTGAGTTCCATAAGTATTTTTTGTTCGATTTTCAAGTTGAAAAAATAACTAATAATTAAAACACTGGTGCGGGCTAGAATACCAATAAATTTTAACAAACTTATGACTTAGAAAAAATATCATAAAAATTAGGTTTTAGTGTAGTTTTAAAGATCTTCGAAAATCAATCTAAAAGCGTGAATTATACCTCATATTTTTTGTGCACAAAGCGATTGTTGCCATTTAGAaagatctttttcaattttatcattTATTGAGTCCCACAAGACACAAAAAAGTTTTTAGCAAAATAGATTAAAAACAGCGAGTTGTAGCTCATAATTTTTGTAAACAACGACCTTTATGAGCCATTTGGAAGGGGTCTTCCATTTAGTTGAGTccaataattatttttatttaaactttAGGctggaaaagagaaaaataaactaaaactacTAGCAAGGCCCTTCAAGAGCTAGAACTTTTCTGCAATGTCctggatgatttttttttctaacaaaCTTATATTCCGGCAAAAATGACACGAACTAAGTTTTATGATGATTTTGTAATAGTTTTTATGAAACTTTACAAAAATGACTATAAACTGCGATTTTATAGCTCATAgtttttgtgaattatttggcCACTAGGAGTGCATGAAGGGCTTCATATCCTTAATTAGGCTCAATTTCGTATCTTCGTAGACAAACAGAGCTAGCTCGCATTTGTTTTGCGAAACTATTTGAATGAAATGTTCACGAATATATGATTTCCGTTTTTAGTTTAAAGCATTTGGGAGTAGTTGAAACATGAGCAAATACATATACCAAACCAAAACGAATGAAAAACTTTAGCAATGTTAGTTACCACTTTGCACGCTATATTAGCTCATGCATTGTGCTCCTCCCATCATTACCCCAGCCATCCTCTTTAattatccaaaaataaaaaataaaaacaattagtaACTGATTATTTAGTGATTAattgagctctctctctctcatgaatGGACTGCAGTTCACCTGCCAAGTTCTCTCCATATAAAATgtgttttgttcttggttttatTGAAAGCTCCAAAAATATATAATAGGTTTTAGAATGCTTGTTTTGTTCTTCTGAGTTTGCTAAAGTTTTGGATATGATGATTGTGCAGTTAAATATAGATGCCAACTGAACTGATACTCTTGTTAGACGAAGTCAACAGTTGGTGGCTCTTGAGGAGTTATGCTGTGCTTAGAAGTCTTATCTCCTTGTTTGTAGGATTTCATTTCGAATTAGGGGTATTCGCTGATTTACCCCCTAAACTTGTAAGAAatagtcaatttcccccctgaactttaattttagccaattaccCCCATAAACTTGTGTAAATCACCAATTTACCCCCTACCGTTATATTTTAGAATTTACCATCCAATTCGATCGCGTGCTCTGCACATGCTAATGGTGTGAGGACAAAATGGTAATCATACACCACAACCAAACCTAATCGTTGTTGGGTATATGGAGAAGCAAGGGAAGGCGAGCCACAAAGAATTGGGCATTCTAGGGTTACAGTCTGAGAAAAGATATGGAGAATAGACGGTGAAATCAACAAATTGCTACCAAATATTGAAGGTATTTTAAGTTTTGAAGTTGAGAACGATGAGTATCATGGTCAGGGATGGTGGGCATCCTCCAAGATACAGTAAGTcttcactttttctttttcagtttGTTTAATATGTGAAAGGTTTGCTTTGTGTGCTATTTTTCCAGTCGTGTGTGTATATGGGGTCCCTTGATTGTTTTATTCAGTTCTGCGTCCCACACCCTCCCACCTTAATCCCAACCCAGCCACACCCACACGCCATTCAACCTTTTAAATTTTTCAAGAAGGGGATGGGAGAGAGCATGGCCCTGATGTGGATCTAACTTGTGCTGTTGAGTCAAGGTATCCTCGTATTTAGCAAGAAACACCATTTGCTGAGTCTCTTAATTTACCTTCTCTAAGCTACATAATCTCAAATTTGTTTACTGTATTATGGTCTTTTGATTTGCTATacagtattttatttttttgtttgtttgttaatgAACTCTTTTGATTCATGCTTGCTTCCATAGATTGTGCCCGAAATAAATAGGCTTGTTTGTATAACAGGCAAAGCCAATAATtagtaaattattttcttttgctgGAAGCTTGCATATAGATTGTGGCCCAAAATATTTAGCAAGCTGTTTGCTACTTGGATAACAAACCAAGCAAATTATTCCCTCTTGCTTCAAGCTTTAGAGATGAGGGATCTAACAAACAAGCAACGTTGCAGGTCTTTGCTGGTATAATCTTTTTGGTGTAGCATTGTTGGCACTTCCTGTATACTATCAACTTTGCACATATAATATGTTTAGTTGTTGCTTTTATTGACTTTCTTTAAATAATTAGCAAGTTAGGTTAGTAAATGTTGTATATTGGTGGATATTTGGTTAGTAAGTGTTGTTTGGTGATCCTGATTATATTGTGATGTATTTGTTGTAGGTAATCATGACCTATTCACACTTGAAATACACCATGGTGGTCACTTTAAAGCTGGTTAGTATGTGGGTGGTATTGTACAGTGGGTTGACAATTATACTAAAGATTATATGTTCATGCTTGATATGTATGAGGCTGCTACAGTGCTTAGGTATAATAAAGAGACTACAGGTTTTTACTATTGGTACCAAATAAAGGGTTTTTTACGAATTGAATGCGATGCAGATGTGTTTCAGTGGGTTTCACTCATATCGCCTCAAGTTAGGCTGCATTTGTTATACTTGattgacttaaggaaaatcatAAACAATCTTGGGAGTGATCCGTGTGCAGCTTCCTTTGTTGATGTGGATGTTCAGTTTGAGGGGTTTAATGTGGATGATGAATGTGAGGGTTAGAAGAAGACTCAAAACACCTAAGCTACCTCAATATAGGAGAGAGACAGATAAAATTAATCTCACTCTTCATCTAAGGTTGGAATTTCCAAACATGAAACAATGCAGGGAGGCAATAGGGGCTTATGGTGTGTCTGTTTGTCGACCGTTAGATTAGGCAGTGAATGATTCCAACAGATTACTGATCAAGTGTGCAGGAAAAGCTGCAATACCTTGTCAATGGAAATTGTATGCCTCTTTTATGGGGAAGGGACCGACAATTAGAATTAAAACTTATAATCCTAAACACATTTGTGTAAGGGATGAGCATTCTAAATTTGCCACCTCCTCATGGTTAGCTAATCGGTTTGATGAGAAGCTTAGATCAAAACCCAATATGAGTGTGACTGGTTTCATGGAACTTGTGAGAAAGCATTATGGTATTGACATAACAAAAAACCAAGTTTACAAAGCAAAGAGAATTGCAAAAAAAGTGACAGAAGGTAGTATAGATGAGCAATATGCCAAGCTTTGGGATTACCTGGAAGAGTTGAAAGTGAGAAATCCTGGGAGTACTATCAAAGTAAAAACAGATTTCCAAGGTGAAAACCCTGTTTTTAAAAGGTTGTACATATGCTTTGCTGCATTGAAGAAAGGCTTTCAAGAAGGGTGTAGGTCTATAATGGGTTTTGATGGGTGTCATATTAAGGGACCCCATCCTGGTCAGATCCTAAGTGTTGTTGGTGTTGATGCCAATAATGGCATGTTTCCAATATCATTTGCTGTTGTAGAGGTAGAAAATAGGGAGACTTGGACTTGGTTTTTGGAGATCTTTTTCAAGGATGTGGGAATTGAGAATGGAAATGCTTGGACCTTCATCACTGACAAACAAAAAGGGCTAGGCGATGCTATACAAAGTCTGATGCCTACTGCAGAACACAGACATTGTGTTAGACATTTGCATAATAATTTTAGAAGTGCAAGTCACACCGGACTTGCCTTAAAACAGAGATTGTGGGCAGCAGCAAGGGCAACTACTGTACCTACTTATGAAGCTAAAATTGAGGTGATGAATAATCAATCTGATAAGGTAGTGAAATGGCTAGCTGATAAGCCACCTTGCCATTGGAGCAGATCTCATTTCAGAACATCGGTAAAGTGTGATTTGTTATTGAATAACATGTGTGAGTCATTTAATTCTGCAATTTTAGATGCAAGAGATAAACCGATTATTACGATGTTACAAAGGATTCAAAAATGTTtgatgttgagaatggctaggcTAAGAGAAGCTAAGTGGACCCAACAGGTTAGACCTAGAATTTTgaaaattgttgaaaaaaatcATATGGATGGTTTCAATTGTTTTGCCAATTATTTGGGGAATGGTCAATATCAAGTGCATACTTTGGTTGGTAGTATGTTTGTAGTAGATTTGGAAAGGCACACTTGTTCTTGTAAGAAGTGGCAGCTATGTGGCATTCCTTGTCCTCATGTTATATCCACAATTGCTAGGAAGGAGGCTAGTCCACAAGTGTTTGTACACTCACTTTACAAAAGGCCAGCTTATGATAGGTGTTATGAAGGGTATATTACTCCTATGCCTGGAAAAGAACAGTGGAAGAGAACTGACCTTAGGCCTATTAAACCCCCTTTTTACCACAAGCAACCTGGATGACctaaagacaaaagaacaaaagcACCAGACGAGATAAAGAAAGGGCCAACAAAGCTAAGGAAATATGATGTTGTAATGCATTGCCAAACCTGTGGAGAGGAAGGACATAACAAAAGAAGATGTCCACAAAGGCTACTACAATCACAACAAGGTTTTGTGCCCACAAAAGAGGTAATTTGATCAACAAGGATTGTATTTATTTTGAGTTTTGTTATATCACTTATCTAGTCGCTAGGTGAACATAAATAACTAAGTATAAATGGTTTTGATGTAGGAAACTGGTGCACATCATCACTCGGGGGCCGCTCCATCTCAAACTAGGCCACAAGGAACTTCTAAACTACATGTAATAACAAGAATTtgtctttttttattaaaaaacaaaaatatttgttatacattaatttttgttgttttgggtttgctAACATTTTTGTTGCTTTCGTGTTGAGTTCAAATAGGTGTACCGAGGCGGTCGTGTGAATCAAGTCACAAGAAAGGCTAATGAAATGGCATCACAACCCTAACGTGTTGCCAAAAAACCAAGACCATGGAGAGTATAACTATAATGTGTTGGAAGGCATTTCGTCCTATTAATGAAAACCTTTGGTGTTGAGATTAAGTTGATCTTTTAATAGGATTATGCAGCAGATTTTTTGTGGATGCTGTTAAGTATGTTGCATATTTTTTGTGGATGCTAGGTGCAAGGCTGTTAAGGCTGTTAAGTCTGTTGCATATTTTTTGTGGATGTTGTTAGCTTTATTAAAGCACTCGAAATAAGAatcattaatttcattttggtaAACTGGGCACTGAGCCAATATTTTTCAGTTGCTAATTAGATTTCTTTAGCTAATTTAGACAAAATTGTATGGAGTGAACTAgtggaagagaagaagaataaaGATAGAATGTCTACATTAGGGATAAAATTACTTTTTTACCCTTAAAAATTTGGCATGTGCCAAGCATGTGACCGAGTTGGATggaaaattggatggaaaattCTCAAATCTAACATCAGGGGGTAAATTGGCTAATAACAAAAGTTCATGGGggtaattggctaaaattaaagttcaaggggGAAATTGGCATCTTCTTACAAGTTCAGGGGGAAAACGACAAATACCTCTTTCGAATTATTCTTGTAACTAAAGCTGTGCGTAACCTTTGTAGATTTCAGTTTGtactttttgaattttgaacttTCGTGTAAGTAGGGTTATTTCAAACCCTAATTGTAATCTGAAAGTGATTATAAAAGTTGAATATTAGAGTGTGCCACAAATAAGACTACAACGGAATGTGCCACAAATAAGACTACAacggaatattattaaacaaataagaATGTCGAAACGGTTACAAAAACCAAGAGGCTACATTGTAAATGACTtgtttctcaaactaaattacaaccaaTATTTATAGCGAACTAAACCTAAGAAATCCTAACTCGGATGGGCTAGGTCCAATTCCTAAACTAACAAGGaaaacccaaatactaaaataaacataaatactaatattttccaacaccaccCCCTCCCCCGCATCAAACTCATGGTGGTGCatgacatgagtttgccaacaaacGATCGATGTGGATGCAAGCTTGTTATGCTAATTTCCAATGCCAATTTCAATACGAAATTCCATCGGTGTAAGTGCAAGATTCCAAATTTCAGTGCCAGTGCCAATGCAAGATTCTAATGCCAGTGCAAGATTTCCATGCCAATAGCGAGCTTCCGAACAAACCTAAACAAACAAGCAAAAAACCCAACTTTCACAACGTCACTTGAGTAGTCACCAGTCCAAACACTCGAACAATCGTCACGGAGGACAACAACTGACTCCAAatcattcaaataaaccaacaGTCTATGTGTGTGCCTCAGAGACTTCAACAAAGCCAATCTTTTCTCCTTGCTCATGTGAACCTCAAAAcctaaccaattttttttttctcttttccttctttacttcTGCTTTCTTTAATTCATGCAGCAACCAATTTGAGCAAAATAAAGGGATTGCAACATATGGCTTGTgcaaatggtggtggtggtgacaaGAACGGATTCGACTATGGATGCTTTGCATGACAAACAAGCAAACAGATTTTTACCACAATGATCTAACTGCTTTTTGTGCACATTTCGTGAGCAAGAAAGTACAGCCATTTTCGTCATTATCCGAAAAAAAAATGGTCTTTAACattgcaaatttttttattgttctgTTTTATGTGATTGCAAGTATTTGAATATCAGCATGTTGTTGATTTTGTCATAGCCCAATACAGCATCTCACTTGTCAACAATGAAGAATCAAGAAACCAGAAATGTATAGAGATAAAGCTTctaaacaaatatatgaaatacTTCACTTTCTTATTACTTTCTTCACACCGTCATAAATACATCCTTATGGTATTTATACCTTATACTATCCTTTACTTTTGTAACTAACACTCTACCTCAACTAATCATAATATGACACTTGTCATAATCCTAACCATTCTGTTTTACACTAAGCACATGTTACAACCTatcatcccccctcaatctcatgCTTAGAGTaaccaagcatgagattggAACAAAAATAGTTAAACTGAGGAGAACACAAGCCTTTGGTTAATATATTCGCATACTGATCAGCAGAAGCAGCAAACTGTAGTTGAATGGTGCCTTGTTGAACTCATTCAcaaacaaaatgacaatcaattTCAATATGCTTAGCTTTAGAATGAAGAACTGGATTAGTCGCAAGAACCATGGCTGAGATGTTATCACAGTGTAGCAAGGGAGCATCAAAACAGGGCACATGTAAATCTCGAAGAAGTTGTTGTATCCACACTACTTCAACTGCTATAGTGGCCATTGCTCTATACTCAGCCTCAGTAAAGGATCTACTAACAGTATGCTACTTTTTAGAACTCCAAGATATTGGTTAGACCCTAGAAAAATAACAAAGTCAGTGGTAGACCTCCTATCATTAGGAtcaccagcccaatcagcatatGTATAAGCTTTTAAAAACATAGAACCTGGTCTAAAAAACAAACCCAAACTAGAATTACCTTTGAGATACCTCATGATTCTCTTAACTGCAACAAAGTGAGATTCAAGAGGTTGATGCATAAATTGGCATACTTGATTAACAGAAAATGCTATATCAGGTCGGGTGAAGGTTAAGTACTGCAATGTTCTAACTAAACTTCAGTAATAACTTGGATCTATTACTGAAGGACTGCGATGATTCAAGAGTTTATGATTGGGATGGCAGGGGGTATGACAAGGCTTACAGTCAACCATATTGGCTTTTTGTAGGAGCTCCTGAATATACTTTGTTTGATGAAGAAACAATCCTTGAGTGTCATATTGAATCTGTaaccagagaaaaaaaaatgcagaatTCCCAGATCATTCATATCAAATTCTTGAGTTAGTTGAGATATTGCAGTTTGTACCATACCATCATTACTCCCAGTGAGTatgatatcatcaacataaagtaaGAGCACAATGACATCACTACCAGTTTGtttcacaaaaagaaaagaatctgCATAAGATGACTTAAATCCCAAGGAAAATAAGACCTTGGTAAATCTCTCATTCCAAGCTCGAGGAGCTTGTTTAAGACAATAAAGTGATGTAGTTTGCAAACATAATCAGGGTGGTCAACATCCACAAAACCTTGAGGTTGAGACATGTATACTTCTTTTTCAAGAACGCCATGTAGAAAGGCATTCTTGACATCCAATTGTTTGAGTTTCCAACCATTAGTAGCAGCTAAAGACAAAACTAGTCTAACTGTGGTTGGTTTAACCACTGGACTAAATGTCTCATAGTAATCAAGACCAGCCTCTTGAGAAAACCCTTTAGCTACCAATCTAGCTTTATACCTTGCCACAGACCCATCAGAGTTCTTTTTAATCATATAGATCCACTTACACCCAACCAGATTCTTATTTGGAATAAGAGGAACAAGTGTCCATGTGTGCTATTGAATCAAGGCTGACATTTCCTCTTGCATGGCATGCTGCTATTGAGGAGACTTAGATGCAGAAGAAAAGTTTGTGGTTCCTTAAAAGAATGTGATTCTATATAAACTTGAACTATGAAGGCTGTGTTTTTCTTCACAATACcagacttggatctggtttgcaTTGGATGACAGTTAAGATTAGAAACATGAATTGATTGAAGATTGTCAACCTGAGATGTGCTTGTATCTGGATTCAACTCTGTATAGTTCGATGGCTGCTCAATTGATGGAGAATTAGTCGATGCTTGAGGAAAGACAAGGTCACTAGTGTTATTTGTTGTTGCAGGATTGGATTGAGTAACAAGACATGTGACATTCCCAGAAGTAGGAGAAGAAAACACTTGTGGAAAAGGAATGGGAACAACTATAGGATGTGAAAAAAGTGTTTGGATGTACCACAGAAGATTCAAAAGTTGTACCATAGGATAATGGGGTACTAATTAACTGGGAATGAGAACTAGAAAAACTACAACCTTTGCTCATAAAAAAGAACATGTATAGAGACAATGAGTTTATGTGTGCTAAGGGAAAAACAAATATAACCTTTGTATTGTGAAGCATACCCCAAAAAAATACATTATGTGGTTTTGGGATCTAATTTATTATGTCTATAAGGTTTCATTGAAGGATAACAAGCACAACCAAAGACCTTTAAGTGATCAAGTCAAGGTAAAGCATGAAAAAGAAGTTCAAAGGGTGATTTcatatgaagaacatgtgtTGGCATCCTATTGATTAGATATGAGGCAGTAGCACAAGCATGAAACCAAAACTAGGAAGACAATGATACTTTTTGAATAAGGGTAATTGTAGTTTCTAACAAATGCCTATTTTTTCGCTCTGCCAACCCATTTTGTTCAGGAGTATAAGGGCAGGATATTTGATGAACAATACCTTTATCCCTTAGAAAGTTTTTGAAAGCTATACTGACATATTCTCCTCCACCATCACTTTGGAAAGTTTTAATAGAAGTGGCAAACTGAGTGTTAACATAAGCAAGAAACTGAGCAAAGATATTTAAAACTGCAGCTTTATTCATGATTGGAAATATCCAAGTATACCTTGTACACTCATCAACAAAGGACACATAATACCTAAACCCTTCTAAGGAACTAACAGGAGTAAGGCCCTATACATCTTAATGTATTAGTTCAAAAGGAATAACAGATTTTGAAGCAACACTATGGAATGGTAATTTGGAAAACTTGCCTTGCAAGCAAGCAATACAAGTTGTTGAATCCTTATTACATGAAACAGAAATAGATGAGTTCCTAAGTGCCACAGTAGTAATATGATTGGCAGTATGCCCTAGTCTACAATGCCATAATTCAGATGACACATTTTGACCAAGAAAAACAGACGGTGAGGAGACGTGTGATCTGGAAGACTTGAAAACTGGAATTGGGTAAACATCATTATTACTTAGTCCGTGGTATAACACTTTCCCTGTGACCTTGTCCTGTATACAAATAGAGAATTCATCAATAATACATCGATATTTATTATCCTTACACAACTGAGACATTGATAATAAATCTTGAGACAACTGAGGCACATGTAAGACAGAGTTGAGTTGAAAATGTATGAGATTTAGTTGGAATTGAAGTTTTGCCAATATGAGCAATACTTAAACCTTCACCACCAGCACTAGTAACTGTCTCATTAGAAAGATATGGAGCTACAACTTGGAGATTAGTGATATCTGAAGTCATGTGATTGGTAGCACCTGAATCAACCAACCAATACTCCTGTTGAGGTGCATTTGGTGACCCATTAGTCCTTGCTTGCATAGCCATTGGTTGTGAAACCTGATATGGAGCATGAGACATGACTTGAGGAGTATGAAATGGATTGCCAAAAGCATGGTACACAATTGAACTACCAAATGGTTGATGAAACTGTGAAGAACCATTTAATGGAAACTGTGAAGCATTAGAATTGTTTCTGTCCAAGCAGGTGGTAGTAGTGTGCCCTCTTTCCTGTGACAAATTTGGCATCCATTCTGAAAACAGTTTAAGGCAGAGTGACCCATCCTATCAtaaatttgagatatttgaaaagGATCCTTGTCCAGTGCTTGTTTGTCCACTTGAAAAACTTTGTGAATTGTTGTTCCCAAACGGTTGTGTATTCTGAGAAGACTGAGATCCAGAATAAAATTTCTTGCCCTTGCCCTTAGGCTTGAAATTGTTGCCTTGAAAGTTGTTGAATGAGCCAGATGCATACTGTGAAGAAAATGCAAAGGGTGCAGAAGACATAGTTGGCATATATGGCATTGGATTCTGAAAACCTTGCATTTGCATTAGTGAAAACCCTGGCTACATTGGTGACAAACATGGCATATTCATGGGTTGAAATCCAGAAGTATTGCTTGAACCATGCATTCTAGTTGTGAATGTTGTACTAGATGATGACCCTTGGTCATATACATTTCCATTACCCTGAACATTCATAGCTGCCATGAATGGAATTTGCTTATTAACCTCCTCCAGAGTGGATTCTTCAGCTTTCAATTGTGATCGAAGTTCTTTCAAAGACATCAAGTTTTCTCGACCACGAATCACTGCTTTGATAGTGTTGTACTCTGATGGAAAGCCTCTTAGAGCAATTATAGCAATATCCTCATCTGAGATAGATACTCCCACAACAGCCAATTGATCTCTAGAGTCCTTAATTCTTTGAAGATATTTATCTATAGATTCAGGCCCTTTCTTAATATTCTGCAGATCTATCTTCATTTGAACAATGCTAGTTCTAGTAACGCTAGCAAACCTTTCACGAAGATTATTCCACATTTCCTTGGAACTCTGACATCCAATTATGCATGATAATGCTGAAGGAGATAATGTAGCAGCAATGAGTATCATTAGGGCCTTATCATGAATCATCCAGATTTTATAAGCATCATAAATTGACTTAGTGTCATTAACATTATCATCCGCAAAATCCGAGTCTTCAAACTTGTCAGGACATGGAA carries:
- the LOC114827329 gene encoding uncharacterized protein, whose translation is MGKGPTIRIKTYNPKHICVRDEHSKFATSSWLANRFDEKLRSKPNMSVTGFMELVRKHYGIDITKNQVYKAKRIAKKVTEGSIDEQYAKLWDYLEELKVRNPGSTIKVKTDFQGENPVFKRLYICFAALKKGFQEGCRSIMGFDGCHIKGPHPGQILSVVGVDANNGMFPISFAVVEVENRETWTWFLEIFFKDVGIENGNAWTFITDKQKGLGDAIQSLMPTAEHRHCVRHLHNNFRSASHTGLALKQRLWAAARATTVPTYEAKIEVMNNQSDKVVKWLADKPPCHWSRSHFRTSVKCDLLLNNMCESFNSAILDARDKPIITMLQRIQKCLMLRMARLREAKWTQQVRPRILKIVEKNHMDGFNCFANYLGNGQYQVHTLVGSMFVVDLERHTCSCKKWQLCGIPCPHVISTIARKEASPQVFVHSLYKRPAYDRCYEGYITPMPGKEQWKRTDLRPIKPPFYHKQPG